ACCTTCCTCGTCCGCGTCAAGGAGGCGCTGGAGGATCCGCGCCGCCTGCTGATGGATCTGTGATCCCGCAAGGGACGTTGAGTTTGCCTCAACGTCCCTTTTTTCCGACAGGAGAGTGTCATGCAGGCCCTTGTTCACTATACCATCGCCGATTTCGCCACATTCCGCACAGCCTTCGATGCCGATGCCGAGGATCGCGGCCAGAACGGTCTGTCGCTGCTGCAATTGTGGCGCGAAAGCGACGCCAGCGCATGGGCGCTGTATCAGGTGAGTGACGCGGGTGCCGCGCGCGGCTATCTGACGGTCGGAGGCGCGGCATTCGCCGATCAGGCCGGGGTATCGGCCACCGATTTCCATTTCGTCGAGACCGCCTGAGATGATGGGGGCCGAACTGACCGCGCTGGGTCTTGCGGCATTCTTGCAGGCCCTGCAGATCGGTTTGGCCGGGTGGTCGATGAATCGCGATGTGGGCGTGGCATGGAATGCCGGGCCGCGCGATACGGCGCCCGAAATGTCGGCGCTGACCGGCAGGCTGCGCCGGGCGGTGGACAACCATTTTCAGGGGCTGGTGCTGTTTGCCATCGCGGTATTGCTGGTCACGCTTGGCGGTCAGGGCAATGCGCTGACCGCCGGTTGCGCATGGGTCTATCTGCTGGCGCGGGCCCTTTATGTTCCGGCCTATGCGTTCGGCTGGTCGCCCTGGCGTTCGCTGATCTGGGCCGCGGGCTTTGCCGCCACCATGCTGATGATACTCGCGGCGCTGATCTGAGACGCGCCACGAGCGGTATTTTACGGGCCTGCGGCTGGGTCGCAGCACCCAAGGGGACAAGAAGGAGTTCAAGATGTCCTATGATCTGATCGTGATCGGCGCTGGCCCCGGCGGCTATGTCTGCGCGATCCGCGCCGCCCAGCTGGGCCTGAAGGTCGCCTGTGTCGAGGGCCGTGAAACCCTTGGCGGCACCTGTCTGAACGTCGGCTGCATCCCGTCCAAGGCGCTGCTGCATGCCAGCCATATGCTGCATGAATCCCACGAGAATTTCGAGAAGATGGGCCTGATGGGCGCGGCACCCAAGGTCGATTGGGCGAAGATGCAGGGCTATAAGACGGAAACCGTCGGCGGCAATACCAAGGGCATCGAATTCCTGTTCAAGAAGAACAAGATCGACTGGCTGAAGGGCTGGGCCAGCATCGAGGCCCCCGGCAAGGTCAAGGTCGGCGAGACCGTGCATGAGACGAAGAACATCGTCATCGCCTCGGGCTCGGTCCCGTCCAGCCTGAAGGGCGCCGAGGTCGATAACGACAAGGGCATCGTGGTGGATTCGACCGGCGCGCTGGCGCTGCCGAAGATCCCGAAATCCATGGTGGTGATCGGTGCGGGCGTGATCGGGCTGGAGCTGGGTTCCGTCTATGCCCGGCTGGGCGCCGAGGTGACGGTGGTGGAGTATCTGGACGCGATCACCCCGGGCATGGATGCCGAGGTGCAGAAGCAGTTCCAGAAGGTGCTGACCAAACAGGGGCTGAAACTCATCCTTGGCGCGGCGGTGTCCGAAGTCGAGACCAGCGGCGGCAAGGCCGAGGTGAAATACAGCCTGAAGAAGGACGGCAAAGAGCAGGAGATCAAGGCCGATTGCGTCCTGGTCGCGACCGGGCGGCGTTCCTTTGTCGATGGGCTGGGGCTGGACGGGCTGGGGATCGAGCTGGACCCGCGCGGCTTCATTCCGGTGGACAAGCACTGGCAGACGGCGGCGGCGGGCATCTATGCCATCGGCGACGCGGTGCCCGGCCCGATGCTGGCCCACAAGGCCGAGGATGAGGGCATGGCGGTGGCCGAGGTCATCGCGGGCAAGGCGGGTCATGTGAATTACGACGTGATCCCGGGCGTCATCTATACCACGCCCGAAGTCGCCAGTGTCGGACTGACCGAAACGGCGGCGAAAGAGGCCGGGCGCAAGGTGAAGGTCGGCAAGTTCCCTTTCATGGGCAATGCCCGCGCCAAGGCGATGATGCAGGCCGATGGCTTCGTCAAGCTGATCGCCGATGCCGAGAGCGACCGCATTCTGGGCTGTCACATCATCGGCCCCAATGCGGGCGAGATGATCCACGAGGTCTGCGTGGCAATGGAATTCGGCGCCTCGGCCGAGGATCTGGCGCTGACCTGCCATGCGCATCCGACCACCTCGGAAGCGGTTCGCGAGGCCGCCCTGGCCTGCGGCGATGGCGCGATTCATGTCTGAACCGGAGGCATTGCGGGCAAGGAGGGGGGCGCTGCCCCCCTCGGCGCGGCCGCGCCTCACCCCCCGGGATATTTCGGCACCAGAGATGGGCAGGCGGGGGGTATTGCTTTCGGTGCTGGCGCTGGCGGCCTGTGGCGGGTCCGGGGGCATGCCCGAGGGACGGGGCAGCGCGGGGCTGTATCCGAACGAGACGCCCTGGCTGCGGTCGCGGATCAATTACTGGGCCGGGCATTACGGGGTTCCGCCTTCGCTGGTGCAGCGGGTGGTGATCCGCGAGTCCGGGCACCGGCCCGAGGCGCGCAACGGGCCTTATTACGGGTTGATGCAGATCCTGCCGCAGACGGCGCGGACCATGGGTTATCGCGGGCCGGATCGCGGATTGCTGGATGCCGATACCAACCTGCAATATGGTGTGAAATATCTGCGCGGGGCCTGGCTGGTGGCCGATGGCAATCACGACCGGGCCATCAGCTGGTATGCGCGGGGCTATTACTATGAGGCCAAGCGCAAGGGGCTGTTGAAAGAGACCGGGTTGCGGGGCTGAAATCGCGCCCCCGAAGGGGCGCGACGGGTGATCGGATCAGCGGGCGGTTTCGCGCAGCACCTCGCCCGCGGGATCGAGTTCGAGGGTGACGGCCTCTCCTGC
The Paracoccus alcaliphilus DNA segment above includes these coding regions:
- a CDS encoding MAPEG family protein gives rise to the protein MGAELTALGLAAFLQALQIGLAGWSMNRDVGVAWNAGPRDTAPEMSALTGRLRRAVDNHFQGLVLFAIAVLLVTLGGQGNALTAGCAWVYLLARALYVPAYAFGWSPWRSLIWAAGFAATMLMILAALI
- a CDS encoding lytic transglycosylase domain-containing protein; its protein translation is MGRRGVLLSVLALAACGGSGGMPEGRGSAGLYPNETPWLRSRINYWAGHYGVPPSLVQRVVIRESGHRPEARNGPYYGLMQILPQTARTMGYRGPDRGLLDADTNLQYGVKYLRGAWLVADGNHDRAISWYARGYYYEAKRKGLLKETGLRG
- the lpdA gene encoding dihydrolipoyl dehydrogenase is translated as MSYDLIVIGAGPGGYVCAIRAAQLGLKVACVEGRETLGGTCLNVGCIPSKALLHASHMLHESHENFEKMGLMGAAPKVDWAKMQGYKTETVGGNTKGIEFLFKKNKIDWLKGWASIEAPGKVKVGETVHETKNIVIASGSVPSSLKGAEVDNDKGIVVDSTGALALPKIPKSMVVIGAGVIGLELGSVYARLGAEVTVVEYLDAITPGMDAEVQKQFQKVLTKQGLKLILGAAVSEVETSGGKAEVKYSLKKDGKEQEIKADCVLVATGRRSFVDGLGLDGLGIELDPRGFIPVDKHWQTAAAGIYAIGDAVPGPMLAHKAEDEGMAVAEVIAGKAGHVNYDVIPGVIYTTPEVASVGLTETAAKEAGRKVKVGKFPFMGNARAKAMMQADGFVKLIADAESDRILGCHIIGPNAGEMIHEVCVAMEFGASAEDLALTCHAHPTTSEAVREAALACGDGAIHV